The Archocentrus centrarchus isolate MPI-CPG fArcCen1 chromosome 12, fArcCen1, whole genome shotgun sequence genome includes a window with the following:
- the dpm2 gene encoding dolichol phosphate-mannose biosynthesis regulatory protein translates to MATGVDQAAGMSLVVFSLVLFTYYSVWVIVLPFVDSDHFLHKYFLPREYSVILPGVAAVILLICIGAFTAVVMWKNRKPKKAE, encoded by the exons ATG gcTACCGGAGTGGATCAAGCCGCTGGCATGAGTCTCGTCGTCTTCAGCCTCGTGCTGTTCACGTACTACTCTGTGTGGGTCATCGTCCTG CCCTTCGTGGACAGCGATCACTTCCTGCACAAGTACTTCCTTCCTCGGGAGTACTCGGTCATTCTGCCTGGTGTTGCAGCAGTAATACTGCTCATCTGTATCG GAGCCTTCACTGCTGTTGTCATGTGGAAGAATCGGAAGCCGAAGAAAGCGGAATAA
- the LOC115789815 gene encoding protein FAM102A-like isoform X2 has product MSANAITGVLDPCICRVSVRKELKGGKTFSKIGFADLNISEFAGSGSTVRCCILEGYDTKNTRQDNSILKVIIGMTLLSGDPCFKTPPSTAKSISISDEDPNLQLDCKGESTDATMQPPGGIVEGARTFKPRQSSVRSSGLPEEGGSVSSPDEVFQFGHFRSSSYASQHSRISGYSTGHSRCSSLNDLSHHRNASTSSSSTSCGLAHPSQPRSSTPTEPHRQATPTKPERPPPPSAAALMSNRSSRRKKEPVQRTPSCVDDTRIDADVIVDTIVKSQDFDSSNNEDSNLRLFVSKDGTTALSGTHLTNRVTSGIFEPVVIETH; this is encoded by the exons gagCTGAAAGGAGGAAAGACCTTCTCAAAG aTAGGTTTTGCTGATCTCAACATTTCTGAGTTTGCTGGTTCAGGCTCGACCGTCCGCTGCTGCATCCTGGAGGGTTATGACACCAAAAACACTCGACAGGACAATTCTATCCTCAag GTAATAATTGGGATGACTCTCCTGTCGGGGGATCCCTGCTTTAAAAC GCCTCCCAGTACGGCCAAATCCATCTCCATCAGTGACGAGGACCCCAACCTACAGCTGGACTGTAAGGGGGAGAGCACTGATGCCACAATGCAGCCACCAGGGGGCATCGTGGAAGGAGCCCGAACCTTCAAACCCCGACAGTCATCAGTACGGAGCTCAG GGCTGCCTGAGGAGGGAGGGAGCGTCTCCAGTCCAGACGAGGTCTTTCAGTTCGGTCACTTTCGCAGCTCCAGCTACGCCAGCCAGCACAGCAGGATATCAG GTTACAGCACCGGCCACTCTCGCTGCTCCAGCCTGAATGACCTCAGCCACCACAGGAATGCCTCCActtccagcagcagcacctcCTGTGGGCTCGCCCACCCCTCCCAGCCACGTTCCTCCACCCCCACCGAGCCGCACCGCCAAGCGACCCCCACCAAACCGGAGcgacctcctcctccctctgcagcAGCCCTCATGTCCAACAGATCCTCCAG GAGGAAGAAGGAGCCCGTGCAGAGGACGCCCAGCTGTGTGGACGACACCCGCATCGATGCAGACGTCATCGTGGACACGATTGTAAAGAGTCAGGACtttgacagcagcaacaacgaag ACAGCAACTTGAGGCTGTTTGTCAGCAAAGATGGGACCACAGCCCTCAGCGGGACGCACCTCACCAACAG AGTGACTTCGGGCATCTTTGAGCCGGTGGTGATCGAGACTCACTGA